The Desulfoplanes formicivorans genome window below encodes:
- a CDS encoding DMT family transporter, giving the protein MLRSPQSRAYGFGLASVLIWSTVASAFKLTLRHMDHVQLLAFASMTSVGVLFVMLALQKKLPLLATLTPRDILVSLGMGLLNPLLYYLILFKAYELLPAQEAQALNYTWAITMTLLSIPLLGQRVGLRQWMAILISYLGVLVIATHGHVLELRFTDPLGTGLALGSTLIWALYWILNTRDRLDPCVRLFVNFCFGTLYILVLTPMTSGFAVDSPAGLAGAIYIGVFEMGITFVLWLLALKHATNAGKISHLIYLSPVISLGLIKVLVGEPILPSTVVGLVLILGGVALQGKATTT; this is encoded by the coding sequence ATGCTGCGTTCTCCACAATCAAGGGCCTACGGGTTCGGCCTGGCCTCGGTTCTTATCTGGTCCACAGTGGCCTCGGCCTTCAAGCTCACCTTACGGCACATGGATCATGTCCAGCTTCTGGCCTTTGCCTCCATGACTTCGGTGGGCGTACTCTTTGTCATGCTCGCCTTGCAGAAGAAGCTGCCCCTTCTTGCAACGCTTACCCCACGCGACATCCTTGTATCCCTGGGCATGGGCCTGCTCAATCCCCTGCTCTATTACCTGATCCTGTTCAAGGCCTATGAGCTGCTTCCGGCCCAGGAGGCCCAGGCCCTCAATTACACGTGGGCCATCACCATGACCCTGCTGTCCATTCCCCTTCTGGGACAACGGGTGGGCCTGCGCCAATGGATGGCCATCCTCATCAGCTATCTCGGGGTTCTGGTCATTGCCACCCACGGCCATGTGCTTGAACTCCGGTTCACCGATCCCCTGGGAACGGGATTGGCCCTTGGCAGCACCCTCATATGGGCCCTGTACTGGATTCTGAACACCCGTGACCGACTCGACCCCTGCGTCCGTCTGTTTGTGAACTTCTGCTTCGGGACCCTTTACATTCTGGTCCTGACCCCCATGACATCTGGTTTTGCCGTGGATTCACCGGCAGGCCTTGCAGGCGCCATCTATATCGGCGTCTTTGAAATGGGCATCACCTTTGTTCTCTGGCTCCTGGCCCTCAAGCACGCCACCAATGCGGGCAAAATCAGCCACCTCATCTATCTTTCCCCGGTCATCTCCCTGGGACTCATCAAGGTCCTGGTGGGCGAACCCATTCTCCCCTCCACCGTGGTCGGATTGGTGTTGATCCTCGGAGGCGTAGCCCTGCAGGGGAAAGCGACAACGACCTGA
- the gpmI gene encoding 2,3-bisphosphoglycerate-independent phosphoglycerate mutase, whose amino-acid sequence MVDHPVLLLILDGWGKGAPGPGNAISLAKTPHLDALLATCPNTELQCMGESVGLPPGQMGNSEVGHLNLGAGRVVYQDIMRINLAVRDGSLRSNSVLEDLIESARARGGRIHFMGLVSDGGVHSDQAHLAALLALCKEKHFKDVLIHVFLDGRDTPPKGGLAYVRKLMADMDALGVGRIATVSGRFYAMDRDKRWDRIKLAYDAMTQGEGVAADDPLAAIQAAYDQGDNDEFVKPQVIRTPGGPVGTIQDGDAVFFFNFRADRARQLTQALFDPHFKEFTRTKIPRLCAMATMTQYDHHFGLPAAFPPVSMTNILGEVVASNGASQFRVAETEKYAHVTYFFNGGREEPFEGEERLLVPSPREVATYDQKPEMSVNAVTDVLCEAIHRRKYRLIVCNFANLDMVGHTGVIPAAVAACEAVDQCVGRVLKALDKTGGTGLITADHGNAEDMLDAGGGTKTSHSLNPVPCVLVGSEATEYSLRSGGALCDVAPTLLGLLGIKQPAEMTGRSLLHKTTG is encoded by the coding sequence ATGGTTGATCATCCCGTACTCCTGTTGATTCTGGACGGATGGGGCAAGGGTGCTCCCGGACCGGGAAATGCCATTTCCCTGGCCAAAACCCCGCATCTGGATGCTTTGCTTGCTACCTGCCCGAACACGGAACTTCAATGCATGGGCGAGTCCGTTGGCCTCCCCCCTGGGCAGATGGGCAATTCCGAGGTGGGGCATCTCAATCTGGGGGCCGGTCGGGTCGTGTATCAGGACATCATGCGCATCAACCTGGCTGTCCGGGATGGTTCCCTGCGCAGCAACTCGGTGCTTGAGGACCTTATTGAATCGGCCCGGGCGCGGGGGGGGCGCATTCATTTCATGGGCTTGGTCTCGGATGGCGGCGTGCACAGTGATCAGGCCCATCTTGCGGCCCTTTTGGCCCTGTGCAAGGAGAAGCATTTCAAGGATGTTCTGATCCATGTTTTTCTGGATGGGCGGGATACCCCTCCCAAGGGCGGGCTTGCTTATGTCCGCAAATTGATGGCAGATATGGACGCCCTGGGTGTGGGCCGCATTGCCACGGTCAGCGGACGTTTTTATGCCATGGATCGGGACAAACGGTGGGATCGCATTAAACTGGCGTATGACGCCATGACCCAGGGCGAGGGCGTTGCTGCCGACGATCCTCTGGCTGCCATCCAGGCCGCCTATGATCAGGGGGATAACGACGAGTTCGTCAAGCCGCAGGTGATTCGGACACCTGGTGGCCCCGTGGGAACGATCCAAGACGGGGATGCGGTCTTTTTCTTCAATTTTCGGGCGGATCGGGCCAGGCAGCTGACCCAGGCCCTGTTTGATCCGCATTTCAAGGAATTTACGCGCACAAAGATCCCCCGTCTTTGCGCCATGGCCACCATGACGCAATATGACCATCATTTCGGACTTCCGGCGGCCTTTCCACCTGTCAGCATGACCAATATCCTGGGCGAGGTGGTGGCCAGCAACGGGGCCAGCCAGTTTCGGGTTGCTGAAACCGAGAAATACGCCCATGTAACCTATTTTTTCAACGGCGGCCGTGAAGAGCCTTTTGAAGGCGAGGAGCGGTTGCTCGTGCCTTCACCCCGTGAAGTGGCAACCTATGATCAAAAACCCGAAATGAGCGTGAACGCGGTGACCGATGTCCTGTGTGAAGCGATTCATCGCAGAAAATATCGGCTCATTGTCTGCAATTTCGCCAATCTGGATATGGTGGGGCATACGGGGGTCATCCCGGCGGCTGTTGCCGCCTGTGAGGCCGTGGACCAATGCGTGGGCCGGGTTTTGAAGGCGTTGGACAAGACTGGCGGTACGGGTCTGATTACAGCGGATCACGGCAATGCCGAGGACATGCTTGACGCAGGCGGCGGGACCAAGACCTCTCACAGTCTCAATCCGGTCCCCTGCGTGCTGGTGGGTTCGGAGGCAACGGAATATTCCCTGCGAAGTGGCGGGGCGTTATGCGACGTGGCCCCGACGCTCCTTGGCTTGCTCGGTATAAAGCAGCCTGCGGAGATGACTGGCCGATCCCTTTTGCACAAGACAACCGGATAG
- the rsfS gene encoding ribosome silencing factor: MSEESSTSIHDRLEQIIAWLHEKKARDVVGLDVRNFSSVTEGMIIATANSARQAKSLGAWLLEQGKQHGAPAMGSEGMDIGQWILVDFNDVVVHIFQEDVRELYNLEGLFADVPRVAVTPGEEADG; encoded by the coding sequence ATGTCCGAAGAGAGCAGTACCTCTATACACGATCGTTTGGAACAAATCATCGCATGGCTTCATGAAAAAAAGGCCCGGGATGTCGTTGGCCTGGATGTACGGAATTTTTCCTCGGTGACCGAGGGAATGATCATTGCCACGGCCAACAGCGCACGTCAGGCCAAGTCGTTGGGTGCGTGGCTTCTGGAACAGGGCAAGCAGCACGGTGCTCCGGCCATGGGATCCGAAGGTATGGACATCGGGCAATGGATTCTGGTGGATTTCAACGATGTGGTGGTCCACATTTTTCAGGAAGATGTCAGGGAACTTTACAACCTTGAAGGATTGTTCGCGGATGTGCCCCGGGTTGCTGTAACTCCAGGAGAGGAAGCTGATGGTTGA
- a CDS encoding phenylacetate--CoA ligase family protein, translating into MMYDVARETMPREELEALQTSRLTYLVDKLYHNVPFYREKFRELGVRPEQIKSLNDLKYLPFTEKQDLRNNYPYGLFATPKENIVRIHASSGTTGKATVVGYTQRDVETWAKLMARCLMATGGSRRDMVHNAYGYGLFTGGLGMHYGAEKLGATIMPFSGGGTRRQVMLMKDFGSTILCSTPSYAVKLYETIIAAGMAPEDLKLRIGVFGAEPWSEGMRQEIQSKLGVKAFDIYGLSEIMGPGVAIECDTAQNGLHIWEDHFIPEIIDPATGEVLPMGETGELVITTITKEGIPLIRYRTRDITALNPVPCKCGRTHVRMSRIKGRSDDMLIIRGVNVFPTQIESILLDTHGLTSHYQLIIRREGAMDTLEARVEIDEKLFSDKIKHLQKIEAKLQRDIKEFLGVTAKVSLVEPQTIERSQGKAKRIVDLRS; encoded by the coding sequence ATGATGTACGATGTTGCACGCGAAACCATGCCGCGGGAAGAACTTGAAGCCTTGCAGACAAGTCGCCTTACCTATCTTGTGGACAAGCTGTACCACAACGTTCCCTTTTACCGGGAAAAATTCAGGGAACTGGGGGTGAGGCCCGAACAGATCAAATCCCTCAATGACCTCAAATACCTCCCGTTCACGGAAAAGCAGGACCTGCGCAACAACTACCCGTACGGCCTCTTTGCCACCCCCAAGGAGAACATCGTCCGCATCCATGCCTCTTCGGGAACAACAGGCAAGGCCACGGTAGTCGGATATACCCAGCGTGACGTGGAAACCTGGGCCAAGCTCATGGCCCGTTGCCTCATGGCCACGGGCGGCTCCCGCCGGGATATGGTCCATAACGCCTACGGATACGGACTGTTCACCGGCGGTCTCGGCATGCACTATGGTGCGGAAAAACTCGGGGCAACCATCATGCCCTTTTCCGGAGGCGGAACCAGGCGCCAGGTCATGCTCATGAAGGATTTCGGGTCGACCATTTTGTGCAGCACGCCGTCCTATGCCGTCAAATTGTATGAAACCATCATTGCCGCCGGCATGGCTCCCGAGGATCTCAAACTCAGAATAGGCGTCTTTGGTGCGGAGCCCTGGAGTGAAGGCATGCGCCAGGAAATCCAATCCAAACTGGGAGTCAAGGCCTTTGACATCTACGGCCTTTCGGAAATCATGGGCCCGGGCGTGGCCATTGAATGCGATACGGCCCAAAACGGTCTGCACATCTGGGAAGACCATTTCATTCCGGAAATCATTGATCCTGCCACAGGCGAGGTTCTACCCATGGGCGAAACCGGCGAGCTGGTCATCACCACCATCACCAAGGAGGGTATCCCCCTCATCCGCTACAGGACCCGGGACATCACGGCCCTGAATCCGGTTCCCTGCAAATGCGGCCGGACCCATGTACGCATGAGCAGGATCAAGGGGCGCAGTGACGACATGCTCATCATCCGCGGCGTCAATGTCTTCCCCACCCAGATCGAATCCATTCTTCTGGATACCCACGGCCTGACGTCCCACTATCAACTGATCATCCGCCGTGAAGGGGCCATGGATACCCTGGAGGCCCGGGTGGAAATCGACGAAAAACTCTTCTCTGACAAAATCAAACATTTACAGAAAATTGAAGCCAAGCTACAACGGGACATCAAGGAATTTCTGGGTGTCACCGCCAAGGTATCGCTGGTCGAGCCGCAAACCATTGAACGTTCCCAGGGCAAGGCCAAAAGGATCGTTGATCTGCGTTCGTAA